In one Palaemon carinicauda isolate YSFRI2023 chromosome 25, ASM3689809v2, whole genome shotgun sequence genomic region, the following are encoded:
- the LOC137618933 gene encoding uncharacterized protein T26G10.4-like: MDDLKLYADTGEKLEELIRTVHRFSSDICMDFGLDKCAEISIKKGKKVTSEGIGVEEGMFVDMSEDSAYKYLGIEKNNCIKHKKMREKIKKEYLSRLKKICKSELSPKHKITAINQLAMPKVTYGFGIADWPQGEIDRIDDKTRQILTLHKVTYRNQCMDRIYLPRREGGLGITETNQAYRAAIVSIGQYLKCPENEYIKKVAQHHNEPWPN, encoded by the coding sequence ATGGATGACCTCAAACTATATGCAGACACGGGGGAAAAATTGGAAGAACTAATTAGGACAGTCCACAGATTTTCAAGTGACATCTGCATGGACTTTGGATTAGATAAATGTGCTGAGATTTCCATCAAGAAAGGAAAGAAAGTAACATCAGAAGGAATAGGAGTAGAAGAAGGTATGTTTGTAGATATGTCAGAGGATTCTGCATATAAGTACttgggaatagaaaaaaataattgtataaaacacaagaaaatgagagagaagataaagaaagaatacCTCAGCCGCCTAAAGAAGATCTGTAAGTCAGAATTATCACCAAAACATAAGATCACTGCCATAAATCAGCTAGCGATGCCAAAGGTGACCTATGGTTTTGGTATTGCAGACTGGCCACAAGGTGAGATAGATAGGATAGATGATAAGACTAGGCAGATTCTCACCTTGCATAAAGTCACATATAGAAACCAGTGCATGGACAGAATATACCTCCCACGCAGAGAAGGTGGACTAGGCATAACTGAAACCAATCAAGCCTACAGAGCAGCAATAGTAAGTATAGGGCAATACTTAAAATGCCCTGAGAATGAATACATCAAAAAGGTTGCCcaacatcataatgaaccctgGCCCAACTAA